In Achromobacter xylosoxidans A8, a single window of DNA contains:
- a CDS encoding NAD(P)-dependent oxidoreductase, translating into MAKVGMVGIGLMGHGIASNLVKHGHALTVLEHPGNQPLDALKAAGAASVADGATLAAQSDVIILCVTGSPQVEAVLLSEGGVLAGLRPGTVIIDCSTAIPSSTVKVAQAVAECGGRFLDAPMTRTPKEAAEGRLNLLVGGDAALFEECKPLLACFAENITHAGPIGAGHRMKLLHNYVSLGVVALLSEAAACALRADIDPAVFADVLAKGGGGGVALERIKPYLLEQDPSSLRFFMSNAQKDLSYYNTMAAETGAVREIGAAVQHTFDQAVTQGGGDRYVPELVSLLKDR; encoded by the coding sequence GCATCGCAAGCAATCTGGTCAAGCACGGACATGCGCTGACGGTGCTGGAGCATCCGGGCAACCAGCCGCTGGACGCGCTGAAGGCCGCGGGCGCGGCCAGCGTGGCCGATGGCGCCACGCTGGCGGCCCAGTCTGACGTGATCATCCTCTGCGTCACCGGCAGCCCGCAGGTCGAGGCGGTGCTGCTATCCGAAGGCGGCGTGCTGGCGGGCCTGCGGCCGGGTACGGTCATCATCGATTGCTCAACGGCGATTCCCTCGTCCACCGTGAAGGTCGCGCAGGCCGTGGCGGAATGCGGCGGCCGCTTCCTGGACGCGCCGATGACGCGCACCCCCAAGGAAGCCGCCGAAGGCCGGCTCAACCTGCTGGTGGGCGGCGATGCCGCGCTGTTCGAGGAATGCAAGCCGCTGCTGGCCTGCTTCGCCGAGAACATCACGCATGCCGGCCCCATCGGCGCCGGGCATCGCATGAAGCTGCTGCACAACTACGTGTCGCTGGGCGTGGTCGCCCTGCTGTCGGAAGCCGCGGCTTGCGCCCTGCGCGCGGACATCGACCCGGCGGTGTTCGCCGACGTGCTGGCCAAGGGCGGCGGCGGCGGCGTGGCGCTGGAACGCATCAAGCCGTACCTGCTGGAACAGGATCCGTCCTCGCTGCGGTTCTTCATGTCGAACGCGCAGAAGGACCTGTCCTACTACAACACCATGGCTGCGGAAACGGGCGCGGTGCGCGAAATCGGCGCTGCCGTGCAGCACACCTTCGACCAGGCCGTCACGCAAGGCGGCGGCGACCGCTACGTGCCGGAACTGGTGTCGCTGCTGAAGGACCGCTAG
- a CDS encoding MFS transporter, which translates to MEKQESGGWYFGWNIVGAATVLTLLTVGLRMGVGPFFLPIAESLGFTRSTLSSIVALGMLCYGLAMPLAGYLVGTRGTRFVLLTGTAIVVLSIIWTVFARGPIEFLLSFGVALSIGLGFTSPVALTPVISRWFTRQRGMALFFLSTGSMAGIALMTPTLTFAISAVGWRETLLAFAVLFALLTVPAALFVMRDEAPEHTDLLPHQIIDKAGPAKAASKRPAPNVRAALNSLPFWQVALGLFACGFSMNLLGTHGVPMLMDHGFDATTSSLGIGLIGLVAIFSTLVLGRMSDQVERRAILAAIYLVRGLGFFALVTVGAHWELYAAATLGGIAWAGSIALSSAILADVYGVRLVGVLYGLVYLGHQVGGMISSWLGGWAYETFGTHWVAFGAAGALLLAAALISLRLPARGLPRAVAVAGG; encoded by the coding sequence GTGGAGAAGCAAGAGTCGGGCGGCTGGTATTTCGGCTGGAATATCGTAGGAGCTGCGACGGTACTCACCCTGTTGACCGTCGGTCTGCGCATGGGGGTTGGGCCGTTCTTCCTGCCCATCGCGGAATCCCTGGGCTTTACGCGCAGCACGCTGTCCAGCATCGTCGCGCTCGGTATGCTCTGTTATGGGCTGGCCATGCCGCTGGCGGGTTATCTGGTCGGCACGCGCGGCACCCGCTTCGTGCTGCTGACCGGTACCGCCATCGTTGTGTTGTCGATCATCTGGACGGTCTTCGCGCGCGGACCCATCGAATTTCTGCTGTCCTTCGGGGTGGCGCTGTCCATCGGCCTGGGCTTCACCAGTCCGGTGGCGCTGACGCCCGTGATCAGCCGCTGGTTCACGCGCCAGCGCGGCATGGCGCTGTTCTTCCTTTCCACAGGCTCCATGGCCGGCATTGCGCTGATGACGCCGACCCTGACCTTCGCGATCTCGGCCGTGGGCTGGCGGGAGACCTTGCTGGCCTTTGCCGTGCTGTTCGCGCTGCTGACGGTGCCGGCGGCGCTCTTCGTCATGCGAGATGAAGCGCCCGAGCACACCGACCTGCTGCCGCACCAGATCATCGATAAGGCGGGACCGGCCAAAGCCGCCTCCAAGCGGCCTGCGCCCAATGTGCGCGCGGCGCTGAACTCGCTGCCTTTCTGGCAGGTGGCGCTGGGCCTGTTTGCCTGTGGCTTCAGCATGAACCTGCTGGGCACGCACGGCGTGCCCATGCTGATGGACCATGGCTTTGACGCCACCACCAGTTCGCTGGGCATAGGACTGATCGGCCTGGTCGCTATCTTCAGCACCCTGGTCCTGGGGCGCATGTCCGACCAGGTCGAACGGCGCGCCATCCTGGCTGCGATCTACCTCGTGCGCGGGCTGGGCTTCTTCGCGCTGGTCACGGTGGGCGCGCATTGGGAGCTGTACGCCGCCGCCACCCTGGGCGGTATCGCGTGGGCCGGCAGCATCGCCTTGTCGTCGGCCATTCTTGCGGACGTCTACGGCGTGCGGCTGGTGGGCGTGCTTTACGGACTGGTCTACCTGGGCCACCAGGTCGGCGGCATGATCAGCTCATGGCTGGGCGGCTGGGCCTACGAGACCTTCGGCACGCATTGGGTAGCCTTCGGGGCGGCGGGCGCGCTGCTGTTGGCAGCCGCTCTGATTTCCCTGCGCCTGCCGGCGCGGGGCCTGCCGCGCGCAGTGGCGGTGGCGGGAGGTTGA
- a CDS encoding DMT family transporter, with amino-acid sequence MFALSRQEIALVLVTMLWGSTFLIIHIAMQHSGPLFFVGVRFTIAGLMALLMFRKHMAAITRQEVGAGIAIGCALFLGYFLQTYGLQTITSSQSAFITAMYVPIVPLLQWAVLKKPPGLMSWVGVALAFAGLILLAGPQAGALNFSAGEAATLAGAAAIAAEIILIGHFAKKVDSRRVTFVQLLTAGLVSFALMPVMGEAVPEFSWLWAGAAIGLGLASAIIQLTMNWAQKSVSPTRATVIYAGEPVWGGIVGRLAGDRLPALALVGAGLIVAGVLASEAKIGRKKKPQAATRGAEGAD; translated from the coding sequence ATGTTCGCCCTGTCCCGCCAGGAAATCGCCCTGGTGCTGGTCACCATGCTGTGGGGAAGCACCTTCCTCATCATCCACATCGCCATGCAGCACAGCGGGCCGCTGTTCTTCGTGGGCGTGCGCTTTACCATCGCCGGACTGATGGCGCTGCTGATGTTCCGCAAGCACATGGCGGCGATCACCCGCCAGGAGGTCGGCGCCGGCATCGCCATCGGCTGCGCCCTGTTCCTGGGCTACTTCCTGCAGACCTACGGCTTGCAGACCATCACCAGCAGCCAGTCCGCCTTCATCACGGCGATGTACGTGCCTATCGTGCCGCTGCTGCAATGGGCCGTGCTGAAGAAGCCGCCCGGCCTGATGAGCTGGGTGGGCGTGGCGCTGGCCTTCGCCGGGCTGATCCTGCTGGCGGGTCCGCAAGCAGGCGCCCTGAACTTCAGCGCGGGCGAAGCCGCGACGCTGGCCGGGGCTGCGGCGATTGCCGCCGAGATCATCCTGATCGGCCACTTTGCCAAGAAGGTCGACAGCCGCCGCGTCACCTTCGTGCAGTTGCTGACCGCCGGCCTGGTGTCGTTCGCGCTGATGCCCGTCATGGGCGAAGCCGTGCCCGAATTCTCCTGGCTGTGGGCGGGCGCCGCGATCGGCCTGGGGCTGGCCAGCGCCATCATCCAGCTCACCATGAACTGGGCGCAGAAGTCGGTGTCTCCCACCCGCGCCACCGTCATCTATGCGGGCGAGCCCGTGTGGGGCGGCATCGTGGGACGCCTGGCCGGTGACCGGCTGCCGGCGCTGGCGCTGGTGGGCGCGGGGCTGATCGTGGCCGGCGTGCTGGCGAGCGAAGCCAAGATTGGGCGCAAGAAGAAGCCGCAAGCCGCGACCCGGGGCGCGGAAGGCGCCGACTAG
- a CDS encoding cupin domain-containing protein, whose product MTASAADLIHRLELLPHPEGGYYRETYRAADSVTRGDGALRSASTAIYYLLCDGAWSTWHRIRSDELWHFHAGNALHVHVLAPDGGYRCLRLGDALADPDAVFQALVPAGSWFAAELANPADLAGYALAGCTVAPGFEFSEFELADAAELQRLYPAQAGLIARLAR is encoded by the coding sequence ATGACCGCATCCGCCGCCGATCTGATTCACCGCCTGGAACTGTTGCCGCATCCGGAAGGCGGCTACTACCGCGAGACCTATCGCGCCGCTGACTCCGTGACGCGCGGCGACGGCGCGCTCCGCTCGGCCAGCACCGCCATTTACTACTTGTTGTGCGACGGCGCCTGGTCCACCTGGCACCGCATCCGGTCCGACGAACTCTGGCATTTCCATGCGGGCAATGCGTTGCATGTCCATGTGCTGGCGCCGGATGGGGGCTACCGCTGCCTGCGCTTGGGCGATGCGCTGGCGGACCCCGATGCCGTGTTCCAGGCGCTTGTGCCGGCCGGCAGCTGGTTCGCGGCGGAACTGGCCAATCCGGCCGACCTGGCCGGTTACGCCTTGGCCGGTTGCACGGTGGCGCCGGGCTTCGAGTTCAGCGAGTTCGAGTTGGCCGACGCTGCCGAACTGCAACGGCTATACCCCGCTCAGGCCGGCCTGATCGCGCGCCTGGCGCGCTAG
- a CDS encoding GntR family transcriptional regulator codes for MLQFQKTAISAEDEAYLHLQREIRLGRYAPGQRLVPEVVAAEIGTSRMPVRGALRRLASEGLVEIRANRGAVVRGLNQQEMLEVFEMRSVLEGLAMRNAVLHMGAEHIRRLSLLLEQLEQGPGEHLDWITAHREFHEYLCSFCQQPRLLRQISELHSVVEPYMRLWVAQPGRVLRVRESHQELIAALQTRDPARCEAAMRQHVLNTVPALQAFLEQAA; via the coding sequence ATGCTGCAATTCCAGAAGACAGCGATCAGCGCCGAAGACGAGGCGTACCTGCACCTGCAGCGCGAAATCCGCCTGGGCCGCTACGCGCCCGGCCAGCGCCTGGTACCCGAGGTGGTCGCGGCCGAGATCGGCACCAGCCGCATGCCGGTGCGCGGCGCCTTGCGCCGTCTGGCTTCCGAAGGACTGGTCGAGATCCGCGCCAACCGCGGCGCGGTGGTGCGTGGCCTGAATCAGCAGGAAATGCTGGAAGTGTTCGAAATGCGCTCCGTGCTGGAAGGCCTGGCCATGCGCAACGCGGTGCTGCACATGGGCGCCGAGCACATCCGCCGCTTGTCCCTGCTGCTGGAGCAGCTGGAGCAGGGGCCGGGCGAACACCTGGACTGGATCACCGCGCACCGCGAATTCCACGAATACCTGTGCAGCTTCTGCCAGCAGCCGCGCCTGCTGCGCCAGATATCCGAACTGCATTCCGTCGTCGAACCCTATATGCGCCTGTGGGTGGCGCAGCCTGGCCGCGTCCTGCGGGTGCGCGAATCGCACCAGGAACTGATCGCCGCGCTGCAGACCCGCGACCCGGCGCGCTGCGAAGCGGCAATGCGCCAGCATGTGCTGAATACGGTGCCTGCCTTGCAGGCGTTCCTGGAGCAGGCCGCCTAG
- a CDS encoding Bug family tripartite tricarboxylate transporter substrate binding protein, with the protein MKFRLIRALAGAAAVAFASQAGAQAIDWPQHPVRIVVPFQAGSATDLISRQLGAALSTELGQPFVVEARPGAAAAIGSASVARATPDGYTLLMGGPAAIVTNRFLQKRLSYDPDAFALVSMVAYTPNILLANPSQPFKTLPEMVAYARANPGKLTYASFGTGTTSHMAGEMLKSVAGIDILHVPYKGAGEAIPALLSGQVSMYFDTIMTGLPQAKSGALLALGMSNAKRSALAPEIPTIAEQGYAGYDIAPWYGLVAPEGTPAPVLDKLNRAVNKVLADPALRSKLAEAGAEPRGGSREEFAAFIKAEIPRTKQLIDQAGITPQ; encoded by the coding sequence ATGAAGTTTCGTCTCATCCGGGCGCTGGCAGGCGCCGCCGCCGTCGCCTTCGCAAGCCAGGCCGGCGCCCAGGCGATCGACTGGCCGCAGCATCCGGTGCGCATCGTCGTGCCCTTCCAGGCCGGTTCCGCCACCGACCTGATTTCACGCCAGCTGGGCGCCGCGCTGTCGACGGAACTGGGCCAACCCTTCGTCGTCGAGGCTCGTCCGGGCGCCGCGGCCGCCATCGGCAGCGCCTCCGTCGCGCGCGCCACGCCCGACGGCTACACGCTGCTGATGGGCGGCCCCGCCGCCATCGTCACCAACCGCTTCCTGCAGAAGCGCCTGTCCTACGACCCCGACGCCTTTGCGCTGGTGTCGATGGTGGCCTACACGCCCAACATCCTCTTGGCCAACCCGTCGCAGCCGTTCAAGACCCTGCCGGAAATGGTGGCCTACGCGCGCGCCAACCCGGGCAAGCTGACCTATGCCTCGTTCGGCACCGGCACCACGTCTCACATGGCGGGCGAAATGCTCAAGTCCGTGGCCGGCATCGACATCCTGCACGTGCCGTACAAGGGCGCGGGCGAAGCCATCCCGGCGCTGCTCAGCGGCCAGGTGTCGATGTATTTCGACACCATCATGACCGGCCTGCCCCAGGCCAAGAGCGGCGCGCTGCTGGCGCTGGGCATGTCCAACGCCAAGCGCTCGGCGCTGGCGCCGGAGATCCCCACCATCGCGGAGCAAGGCTACGCGGGCTACGACATCGCGCCTTGGTATGGTCTGGTCGCCCCCGAAGGCACGCCCGCCCCGGTGCTCGACAAGCTCAACCGCGCCGTCAACAAAGTGCTTGCCGATCCGGCGCTGCGCAGTAAGCTCGCGGAAGCCGGCGCGGAGCCCCGTGGCGGCAGCCGCGAGGAATTCGCGGCTTTCATCAAGGCCGAAATCCCGCGCACCAAGCAGCTGATCGATCAGGCCGGCATCACGCCCCAGTAA
- the ggt gene encoding gamma-glutamyltransferase: MSLPFDWSFPYASRKMPVLAANAVATSQPLAAQAGLRMLLAGGNAVDSAIATAIALTVVEPVMNGIGGDMFALVWHDGQLHGLNSSGCAPAAWTPDYFAGRDAMPGTGWGTVTVPGQVAGWKALSERFGKLPFAQLFEPAIAYAEEGFAVSPTIARQWATQAPKLAQEPGFAAAFLPEGRTPQAGEWWRFPAQGKTLRAIAESGGESFYRGELAQKIADFASQTGGALGAQDLAEHRPEWVAPISQSFRGYELHEIPPSGQGISALMALGMLEQFDLESMGRDSADYYHVSIEAMKLAFADLHHHVADPRHMRTSAAALLDRSYLAERARQISMDRASMPVAGTPATGGTVYLTAADASGTMVSFIQSNYHGFGSGVVVPDTGISLHNRGLNFVLTPGHANQVAPRKKPMHTIIPAFVTRGGQPLMSFGVMGGSMQAQGHLQMVTRLAAFGQNPQAMSDAPRFRVEKGPVVNVESHLPADVVDALRARGHNVAVAPADSLEFGSAQLICRLPQGGYVAASDSRRDGQAVGF; this comes from the coding sequence ATGTCTTTACCCTTCGATTGGTCTTTCCCCTATGCCTCCCGCAAAATGCCGGTCCTGGCCGCCAACGCGGTCGCGACCAGCCAGCCGCTGGCGGCGCAAGCCGGGCTGCGCATGCTGCTGGCCGGCGGCAATGCCGTGGACAGCGCCATCGCCACCGCCATCGCGCTGACGGTGGTCGAACCCGTCATGAACGGCATCGGCGGCGACATGTTCGCGCTGGTCTGGCATGACGGCCAATTGCACGGCCTGAACTCCAGCGGCTGCGCGCCCGCCGCGTGGACGCCGGACTACTTCGCCGGTCGCGACGCCATGCCCGGCACCGGCTGGGGCACGGTGACCGTGCCGGGCCAGGTTGCGGGCTGGAAGGCCTTGTCGGAACGCTTCGGCAAGCTGCCTTTCGCGCAGCTGTTCGAACCCGCCATCGCCTATGCCGAGGAAGGGTTCGCGGTATCGCCCACCATCGCCCGCCAATGGGCCACGCAGGCGCCCAAGCTGGCGCAGGAGCCGGGCTTCGCCGCCGCCTTCCTGCCCGAGGGACGCACGCCGCAGGCCGGCGAATGGTGGCGCTTTCCCGCGCAAGGCAAGACGCTGCGCGCCATCGCCGAAAGCGGCGGCGAGAGCTTCTACCGCGGTGAACTCGCCCAGAAGATTGCCGATTTCGCCAGCCAGACCGGCGGCGCGCTCGGCGCCCAGGACCTGGCCGAACACCGCCCCGAATGGGTCGCGCCAATCTCGCAATCGTTCCGCGGCTACGAGCTGCATGAGATTCCGCCCAGCGGCCAGGGCATCTCGGCGCTGATGGCGCTGGGCATGTTGGAGCAGTTCGACCTGGAAAGCATGGGCCGCGACAGCGCGGACTACTACCACGTCAGCATCGAAGCGATGAAGCTGGCTTTCGCCGACCTGCACCACCACGTCGCCGATCCGCGTCATATGCGCACCAGCGCTGCCGCCCTGCTGGACCGCTCCTACCTGGCCGAACGCGCACGCCAGATCTCCATGGATCGGGCCAGCATGCCGGTCGCAGGCACGCCCGCCACCGGCGGCACCGTGTACCTGACTGCGGCCGACGCCAGCGGCACCATGGTGTCCTTCATCCAGTCCAACTACCACGGCTTCGGTTCCGGCGTGGTGGTGCCGGATACGGGCATCAGCCTGCATAACCGCGGCCTGAACTTCGTGCTCACGCCCGGCCATGCCAACCAGGTCGCGCCGCGCAAGAAGCCGATGCACACCATCATCCCCGCGTTCGTCACGCGCGGCGGCCAGCCGCTGATGTCGTTCGGCGTCATGGGCGGGTCGATGCAGGCCCAGGGCCATCTGCAGATGGTCACGCGCCTGGCGGCGTTCGGCCAGAATCCGCAGGCCATGAGCGACGCGCCGCGCTTCCGCGTGGAAAAAGGCCCGGTGGTCAACGTGGAATCGCACTTGCCCGCGGACGTGGTCGACGCGTTGCGCGCGCGCGGCCACAACGTCGCGGTGGCTCCTGCGGACAGCCTGGAGTTCGGCTCGGCGCAGCTGATCTGCCGCCTGCCCCAAGGCGGCTACGTGGCCGCTTCGGACTCGCGCCGCGACGGTCAGGCCGTGGGCTTCTGA
- a CDS encoding ArnT family glycosyltransferase — translation MQLSARAVAAGLAAILGVRLLAMVLVPFADTSEPRYAEIARLMAESGDWITPWFAPGVPFWGKPPLGFWAEALSIRLLGLSEFSIRFPSLLATAATLAILYALGRRLYTAQAARWAVLVYASMFLPMVAAGAVLTDPFLALGVTLSMASFILSRGPAAGLWRYGFFLGLTIGLLSKGPLAAVLVAGAIVPWMLWQGTARADLRRLPWVAGAIMLAVLVLPWYVAAEIKTPGFLQYFIVGEHFLRFVDAGWSGDLYGSAHRRPYGAIWLDGVVASLPWGLFGVWLLARRWRGCGTAAQARRWLRRPRWTYLLAWGAATPVFFTLSGNILWTYVLPALPPLALAIGVCLSRARASAPGRAALACMALAPVAVIVFCAMLQANPERLKTEKQLVARADALMASNEKLYFVDSLPFSARYYSRGQAGLVPVDGVATVLPRESGRVFLAVEKADLPRVREQLGTVLAPVYSSRRYVLLIAGPQAPP, via the coding sequence TTGCAGCTGAGCGCCCGGGCGGTGGCCGCCGGCCTGGCGGCGATATTGGGCGTGCGCCTGCTGGCGATGGTCCTGGTGCCATTCGCCGACACGTCCGAGCCGCGCTACGCGGAGATCGCCAGGCTGATGGCGGAAAGCGGCGACTGGATCACGCCCTGGTTCGCGCCGGGCGTGCCGTTCTGGGGCAAGCCCCCGCTGGGATTCTGGGCCGAGGCGCTGTCGATCCGGCTGCTGGGCCTGAGCGAATTCAGCATCCGGTTCCCGTCACTGCTGGCCACGGCGGCGACGCTCGCCATTCTTTATGCGCTGGGCCGCCGCCTGTACACGGCGCAGGCAGCCAGATGGGCCGTGCTGGTGTACGCCTCCATGTTCCTGCCCATGGTCGCGGCCGGGGCGGTGTTGACCGATCCGTTCCTGGCCTTGGGCGTCACGCTCAGCATGGCGTCATTCATCCTGTCGCGCGGGCCCGCGGCGGGGTTATGGCGCTACGGTTTCTTCCTGGGGCTGACCATCGGCCTCTTGTCCAAGGGCCCGCTGGCCGCAGTGCTGGTGGCGGGCGCCATCGTGCCGTGGATGCTGTGGCAGGGGACCGCCAGGGCCGACCTGCGGCGCCTGCCGTGGGTGGCGGGCGCCATCATGCTGGCTGTCCTGGTCCTGCCCTGGTACGTGGCGGCGGAAATCAAGACGCCGGGCTTCCTCCAGTACTTCATCGTCGGCGAACACTTCCTGCGCTTCGTCGATGCGGGCTGGAGCGGGGACCTCTACGGTTCAGCGCACCGCCGGCCCTATGGCGCCATCTGGCTGGACGGCGTCGTGGCATCGCTGCCTTGGGGGCTGTTCGGCGTCTGGCTGCTTGCGCGCCGCTGGCGGGGCTGCGGGACCGCGGCGCAGGCCAGGAGATGGCTGCGCCGTCCGCGCTGGACCTATCTGCTGGCCTGGGGCGCAGCCACGCCGGTCTTCTTCACCTTGTCGGGCAACATCCTGTGGACCTACGTGCTGCCGGCCTTGCCGCCGCTGGCCCTGGCGATAGGCGTATGCCTGAGCCGCGCCCGCGCTTCTGCGCCGGGCCGTGCCGCGCTGGCCTGCATGGCGCTGGCCCCGGTTGCGGTGATCGTCTTCTGCGCCATGCTGCAGGCCAATCCGGAACGGCTCAAAACGGAAAAGCAGTTGGTCGCCAGGGCGGATGCGTTGATGGCGTCCAACGAAAAGCTCTACTTCGTCGACAGCCTGCCGTTTTCGGCGCGCTACTACTCGCGCGGGCAGGCCGGATTGGTGCCGGTGGACGGCGTGGCGACTGTGTTGCCCCGGGAGAGCGGCAGGGTCTTTCTGGCGGTGGAAAAAGCGGACTTGCCGCGAGTGCGCGAGCAACTGGGCACGGTGTTGGCGCCCGTCTACTCGAGCCGGCGCTATGTCTTGCTGATCGCCGGGCCGCAAGCGCCGCCCTAG
- a CDS encoding glycosyltransferase family 2 protein: MNARPDIDIAVLGAISPIQLSVIIPFLNEREVLPACHERLRRVLKALGLPYEIVFVDDGSSDGSAEYLQALLREERGIKLVRLSRNFGKEAAMTAGIEHAAGAAVIVLDADLQDPPEVIPEMVRAWQEGADVVSMRRRSRAGESAFKRFSAYAYYRLLSRLSKAAIPPDTGDFRLMSRRAVTALMQLPERCRYMKGLYAWVGMPTRIIDYDREPRAAGTTKWSYLALFRLAMEGITSFSTAPLRWATGLGAVAALGGAVFGAGIIFKTLIFGDDVAGYPSLMAMMTFMGGVQLITIGLLGEYVGKTYLESKQRPVYLVRDVQHSGSAGVTASGYGRDAACS; this comes from the coding sequence ATGAATGCCAGACCCGATATCGATATCGCTGTGCTGGGCGCAATCAGCCCGATACAGCTGTCCGTCATCATTCCCTTCCTCAACGAGAGGGAGGTGCTGCCGGCCTGCCACGAGCGCCTGCGGCGGGTGTTGAAGGCGCTGGGGCTGCCGTACGAAATCGTATTCGTGGACGACGGCAGCAGCGACGGCAGCGCCGAATACCTGCAGGCCTTGCTGCGCGAGGAGCGCGGCATCAAGCTGGTCCGGCTGAGCCGGAACTTCGGCAAGGAGGCCGCGATGACGGCGGGGATAGAGCATGCGGCCGGCGCCGCGGTCATCGTGCTGGACGCCGATCTGCAAGATCCGCCCGAGGTCATCCCCGAGATGGTCCGCGCCTGGCAGGAGGGCGCGGACGTCGTCAGCATGCGGCGGCGCAGCCGCGCGGGCGAGAGCGCCTTCAAGCGGTTCTCCGCCTACGCCTACTACCGCCTGCTGAGCCGCCTGAGCAAGGCTGCGATCCCGCCCGATACCGGCGATTTCCGGCTGATGAGCCGGCGCGCCGTGACGGCGCTGATGCAGCTGCCCGAACGCTGCCGCTACATGAAGGGGCTGTATGCCTGGGTGGGCATGCCGACCCGGATCATCGACTACGACCGCGAGCCGCGCGCCGCCGGCACCACCAAATGGAGCTACCTGGCGCTGTTCCGCCTGGCGATGGAAGGCATCACTTCGTTTTCCACCGCGCCCTTGCGCTGGGCGACGGGATTGGGCGCGGTCGCGGCCCTGGGTGGCGCCGTATTCGGCGCCGGCATCATCTTCAAGACCTTGATATTCGGCGATGACGTTGCGGGCTATCCCTCGCTGATGGCGATGATGACCTTCATGGGCGGCGTGCAGCTCATCACCATCGGCCTGCTGGGCGAGTATGTGGGCAAGACCTACCTGGAAAGCAAGCAGCGGCCGGTCTATCTGGTGCGCGACGTCCAGCACAGCGGTTCCGCGGGCGTGACGGCGTCGGGCTATGGGAGGGATGCAGCTTGCAGCTGA